In the Kitasatospora terrestris genome, one interval contains:
- a CDS encoding DUF6286 domain-containing protein, which translates to MTDTPEDPAHPTPAASGGAGDATKQSGSGGRRVRLRAGRGAAAGVVVTGVLVMAGTLLYDVVAVRTGHRARPWREDLSRELATRHLDDPWVLGAAGVAVAVGAVLLWLAFAPGLRRWLALSRPGSAIHRAGVAALVAERAAELQDVHDARVKVSRRGTKVTVTGAHDPAAVERELRVELSRIPLAAPHRLDVRTRPFHPHHGHRRGLEQEPTP; encoded by the coding sequence ATGACCGACACCCCCGAAGACCCCGCCCACCCGACCCCGGCCGCCTCCGGCGGGGCCGGTGATGCCACGAAGCAGTCCGGCTCCGGGGGGCGGCGGGTGCGGTTGCGGGCGGGGCGGGGAGCCGCGGCGGGGGTGGTGGTGACCGGGGTGCTGGTGATGGCGGGGACGCTGTTGTACGACGTCGTCGCGGTGCGGACCGGGCACCGGGCGCGGCCGTGGCGGGAGGACCTCTCGCGGGAGCTGGCCACCCGCCACCTGGACGACCCGTGGGTGCTGGGCGCGGCCGGCGTCGCGGTGGCGGTGGGGGCGGTGCTGCTCTGGCTGGCGTTCGCGCCGGGGCTGCGGCGCTGGTTGGCGTTGTCGCGGCCGGGGTCGGCGATCCACCGGGCGGGTGTCGCGGCGCTGGTCGCCGAGCGCGCCGCGGAGCTGCAGGACGTCCACGACGCGCGGGTGAAGGTGTCGCGGCGCGGCACGAAGGTGACGGTGACGGGCGCCCACGACCCGGCGGCGGTGGAGCGGGAGCTCCGGGTGGAGCTGTCCCGGATCCCGCTCGCGGCCCCGCACCGCCTGGACGTCCGGACCCGGCCGTTCCATCCGCACCACGGCCACCGGCGTGGCCTGGAACAGGAGCCCACCCCGTGA
- a CDS encoding alkaline shock response membrane anchor protein AmaP, with protein MSRTAVNRTVLAVAGLVLLAAGVLVLLGGLDVYGRLGVTMPDRWPWTSPDQPVLSGASRTRWTDEAWWWPVAIAVPAVVVAGCLWWLFAQARRSGPAGIDLPSPAGPRGHFALHVRSRAIEDAVERATVELPDVARVRVRVAGRPHRPYLRAEVRMESGGGAADLLSRYYTGPLEGARTSLGLAALPSEFRLRVTGRRTSAGRGHHVRVH; from the coding sequence GTGAGCCGTACCGCGGTCAATCGCACCGTCCTCGCCGTCGCGGGCCTGGTCCTGCTGGCCGCGGGCGTCCTGGTGCTGCTGGGCGGGCTGGACGTGTACGGGCGGCTGGGGGTGACCATGCCCGACCGGTGGCCGTGGACGTCGCCGGACCAGCCGGTGCTGAGCGGGGCGTCGCGCACCCGGTGGACGGACGAGGCGTGGTGGTGGCCGGTGGCGATCGCGGTGCCGGCGGTGGTGGTGGCGGGCTGCCTGTGGTGGCTGTTCGCGCAGGCGCGGCGCAGCGGCCCGGCGGGGATCGACCTGCCGTCGCCGGCGGGTCCGCGCGGGCATTTCGCGCTGCACGTGCGCAGCCGGGCGATCGAGGACGCGGTGGAGCGGGCGACCGTGGAGCTGCCGGACGTGGCGCGGGTGCGGGTCCGGGTGGCGGGCCGGCCGCACCGGCCGTACCTGCGGGCGGAGGTCCGGATGGAGTCGGGTGGCGGTGCGGCGGATCTGCTGTCGCGCTACTACACCGGTCCGCTGGAGGGGGCCCGGACCAGTCTGGGGCTGGCCGCGCTGCCGTCGGAGTTCCGGCTGCGGGTGACCGGCCGGCGGACGTCCGCCGGCCGGGGCCACCACGTCCGGGTCCACTGA
- a CDS encoding helix-turn-helix domain-containing protein yields MAETLKKGSRVTGAAREKLAADLKKKYDSGASIRALAEETGRSYGFVHRMLSESGVNLRGRGGATRGKGKATAAAGS; encoded by the coding sequence CTGAGACTCTGAAAAAGGGCAGCCGGGTGACAGGTGCCGCGCGTGAGAAGCTCGCGGCTGACCTCAAGAAGAAGTACGACTCCGGGGCGAGCATCCGCGCGCTGGCGGAGGAGACGGGCCGATCCTACGGTTTCGTGCACCGCATGCTCAGCGAGTCCGGGGTGAATCTCCGCGGTCGCGGCGGTGCCACCCGCGGCAAGGGCAAGGCCACTGCTGCCGCCGGATCCTGA
- a CDS encoding enoyl-CoA hydratase/isomerase family protein, producing MTAPVTDAEQKQWEEAGVRLELDGELATVTLCHPERRNAQTPAMWRALAAVGRSLPGTVRVALLRAEGLSFSAGLDRAMFTPEGIAGERTFLELAASPDRELDDAIAGYQEAFTWWRRADVVTIAAVQGHAVGAGFQLALGCDLRVVADDVQFAMKETSLGLVPDLAGTKPLTELVGYARALEICATGRRVGAEEAVAIGLANTAVPAAELDGAARDLAAALLAAPRGAVIETKALLQGAGGRDYDTQRAAERAAQARRLRELAGIGE from the coding sequence ATGACCGCGCCCGTCACCGACGCCGAGCAGAAGCAGTGGGAAGAGGCCGGCGTCCGCCTCGAGCTGGACGGCGAGCTCGCCACGGTCACGCTCTGTCACCCCGAACGGCGCAACGCGCAGACCCCCGCGATGTGGCGCGCGCTCGCCGCCGTGGGCCGCAGCCTGCCGGGCACCGTCCGGGTGGCGCTGCTGCGAGCCGAGGGCCTCTCCTTCTCCGCCGGCCTCGACCGGGCCATGTTCACCCCCGAGGGCATCGCCGGCGAGCGCACCTTCCTCGAACTCGCCGCCTCGCCCGACCGGGAGCTCGACGATGCCATCGCCGGCTACCAGGAGGCCTTCACCTGGTGGCGTCGCGCCGACGTGGTCACCATCGCCGCCGTCCAGGGCCACGCCGTCGGCGCCGGCTTCCAGCTCGCCCTCGGCTGCGACCTGCGGGTGGTCGCCGACGACGTCCAGTTCGCCATGAAGGAGACCTCGCTCGGCCTCGTCCCCGACCTGGCCGGCACCAAGCCGCTCACCGAACTCGTCGGCTACGCCCGCGCCCTGGAGATCTGCGCGACCGGCCGCCGGGTCGGCGCCGAGGAGGCCGTGGCGATCGGCCTGGCCAACACCGCCGTCCCCGCCGCCGAGCTGGACGGCGCCGCCCGCGACCTCGCCGCCGCCCTGCTCGCCGCCCCGCGCGGCGCGGTCATCGAGACCAAGGCCCTGCTCCAGGGCGCCGGCGGCCGCGACTACGACACCCAGCGCGCCGCCGAGCGCGCCGCGCAGGCCCGCCGGCTGCGCGAGCTCGCCGGCATCGGCGAGTAG
- a CDS encoding Asp23/Gls24 family envelope stress response protein: MTQTPTPADLQKTLTHAPDTGADPVTDPADRGRTALAVGVVEKIAGMAAREVSGIHALGSGFSRTFGAMRDRVPGGKSSVGRGIKAEVGEKQTAIDIALVVEYGVVIPRLATEVRENIVEAVERMTGLEVVEVNISVNDVHLPNEPEEEEEQEPSSGRRTRVQ; this comes from the coding sequence ATGACGCAGACCCCGACCCCCGCCGACCTCCAGAAGACCCTGACCCACGCCCCGGACACCGGCGCCGACCCCGTCACCGATCCGGCCGACCGCGGACGCACCGCGCTCGCCGTCGGCGTGGTCGAGAAGATCGCCGGCATGGCCGCCCGCGAGGTCTCCGGCATCCACGCCCTCGGCTCCGGCTTCTCCCGGACCTTCGGCGCCATGCGCGACCGCGTCCCCGGAGGCAAGTCCAGCGTCGGCCGCGGCATCAAGGCCGAGGTCGGCGAGAAGCAGACCGCCATCGACATCGCCCTGGTCGTCGAGTACGGGGTGGTCATCCCGCGGCTCGCCACCGAGGTGCGGGAGAACATCGTCGAAGCCGTCGAGCGGATGACCGGACTCGAAGTCGTCGAGGTCAACATCTCCGTCAACGACGTCCACCTGCCCAACGAACCGGAGGAGGAAGAGGAGCAGGAACCCTCCTCCGGACGGCGGACCCGCGTCCAGTGA